One Denticeps clupeoides chromosome 3, fDenClu1.1, whole genome shotgun sequence DNA window includes the following coding sequences:
- the dnajc21 gene encoding dnaJ homolog subfamily C member 21 isoform X2: MSGRNMKCHYEVLGVKRDATDDDLKKAYRKLALKWHPDKNLETAEEAAEQFKLIQAAYDVLSDPQERAWYDNHREALLKGGISGEYQDDSVDLLQYFTVTCYSGYDDDDKGFYMIYRNLFESIAKEELENCKDEDEAEDEFPTFGDSQSDYDTVVHLFYGYWQSFCTHKNFAWKEEYDTRQASNRWEKRAMEKENKKVREKARKERSELVRQLVAFVRKRDKRVQIHRKLVEEQNAEKAKKVEELRRKQKLHQAKMAEEYKEQSWMSMSELEKQLQEMEAQYSQEEEEEELEIAASQEGDEELEELAEYFDGLYCPACEKSFKTDKSMRNHEKSKKHREMVALLRQQLEIEDECLNSVDGEEKEEDDEEEEEEAEDTPRQKLSKKQKKKKRQQKIAQSLPENPEEESPAPDPHPEDPPPFQSGNSEEAPTPQESSEGVALAEPQNTKSFGKPKSKKGGKESRKSNKPHPGVDTASEKEANLRCVTCEFEFATRNKLFDHLKMTGHATALSSSRSSTAGKGKKEKRKNR; the protein is encoded by the exons ATGTCCGGCAGAAATATGAAGTGTCATTACGAAGTCCTGGGCGTTAAAAGGGACGCAACGGATGACGACCTGAAGAAGGCCTATCGAAAACTCGCCCTGAAATGGCATCCAG ATAAGAACCTGGAGACTGCAGAGGAAGCAGCAGAACAGTTCAAGTTGATTCAGGCAGCGTATGATGTTCTCAGCGACCCACAGGAAAGAGCGTG gtATGATAATCACAGAGAAGCACTGCTTAAAGGTGGCATCAGTGGGGAGTATCAAGATGACAGCGTAGACCTTCTGCAGTACTTCACAGTGACCTGTTACTCTGGTTATGATGACGATGACAAG GGTTTCTACATGATCTACAGAAACCTGTTTGAATCAATTGCAAAAGAAGAGCTGGAGAACTGCAAGGATGAAGATGAAGCTGAGGATGAGTTCCCCACATTTGGTGACTCTCAGAGTGACTATGATACA GTTGTACATCTCTTCTATGGCTACTGGCAAAGTTTCTGTACCCACAAGAACTTTGCATGGAAAGAGGAGTATGACACTCGGCAGGCCTCCAATCGCTGGGAGAAAAGAGCCATGGAGAAAGAGAACAAGAAAGTGCGGGAAAAGGCCAGAAAGGAGCGTAGTGAGCTGGTGCGCCAGCTAGTGGCGTTTGTGCGCAAACGTGACAAGAGGGTCCAGATTCATCGGAAGCTGGTGGAGGAACAGAACGCAGAGAAAGCTaagaaggtggaggagctgcGGAGGAAGCAGAAACTTCACCAGGCTAA GATGGCTGAGGAGTATAAAGAGCAGAGCTGGATGTCCATGTCTGAGCTGGagaagcagctgcaggagaTGGAGGCCCAGTAcagtcaggaggaggaggaagaggagctagAGATAGCAGCCAGTCAGGAAGGAG ATGAGGAGTTGGAAGAGCTGGCTGAGTACTTTGATGGCCTCTACTGTCCAGCTTGTGAGAAGtcatttaaaacagacaaatc CATGAGAAACCATGAGAAATCCAAGAAGCACAGAGAAATGGTGGCCTTACTAAGGCAACAGTTGGAAATTGAGGATGAGTGCTTGAACTCAGTGGACGGtgaggaaaaagaagaagatgatgaggaggaggaagaggaggcagagGACACGCCCAGGCAGAA GTTGTctaaaaaacagaagaagaaaaagagacaaCAGAAAATAGCCCAG AGTCtgccagagaacccagaggaggAAAGTCCAGCACCGGATCCTCACCCTGAGGACCCCCCACCGTTCCAGTCAGGCAACAGTGAAGAAGCCCCCACTCCACAAGAATCCTCAGAGGGAGTGGCACTAGCAGAacctcaaaacacaaaaag TTTTGGAAAGCCAAAAAGCAAGAAGGGAGGAAAAGAGTCCAGAAAGAGCAACAAACCCCACCCTGGTGTGGACACAGCATCCGAG AAGGAAGCTAACCTACGATGTGTGACCTGTGAGTTTGAGTTTGCAACCAGGAATAAATTGTTTGACCACCTGAAGATGACAGGGCATGCCACAGCCCTGTCCTCCTctcgcagcagcacagcaggcaaggggaagaaagaaaaaaggaaaaaccgATAA
- the dnajc21 gene encoding dnaJ homolog subfamily C member 21 isoform X1 gives MSGRNMKCHYEVLGVKRDATDDDLKKAYRKLALKWHPDKNLETAEEAAEQFKLIQAAYDVLSDPQERAWYDNHREALLKGGISGEYQDDSVDLLQYFTVTCYSGYDDDDKGFYMIYRNLFESIAKEELENCKDEDEAEDEFPTFGDSQSDYDTVVHLFYGYWQSFCTHKNFAWKEEYDTRQASNRWEKRAMEKENKKVREKARKERSELVRQLVAFVRKRDKRVQIHRKLVEEQNAEKAKKVEELRRKQKLHQAKMAEEYKEQSWMSMSELEKQLQEMEAQYSQEEEEEELEIAASQEGDEELEELAEYFDGLYCPACEKSFKTDKSMRNHEKSKKHREMVALLRQQLEIEDECLNSVDGEEKEEDDEEEEEEAEDTPRQKLSKKQKKKKRQQKIAQSLPENPEEESPAPDPHPEDPPPFQSGNSEEAPTPQESSEGVALAEPQNTKSFGKPKSKKGGKESRKSNKPHPGVDTASEQKEANLRCVTCEFEFATRNKLFDHLKMTGHATALSSSRSSTAGKGKKEKRKNR, from the exons ATGTCCGGCAGAAATATGAAGTGTCATTACGAAGTCCTGGGCGTTAAAAGGGACGCAACGGATGACGACCTGAAGAAGGCCTATCGAAAACTCGCCCTGAAATGGCATCCAG ATAAGAACCTGGAGACTGCAGAGGAAGCAGCAGAACAGTTCAAGTTGATTCAGGCAGCGTATGATGTTCTCAGCGACCCACAGGAAAGAGCGTG gtATGATAATCACAGAGAAGCACTGCTTAAAGGTGGCATCAGTGGGGAGTATCAAGATGACAGCGTAGACCTTCTGCAGTACTTCACAGTGACCTGTTACTCTGGTTATGATGACGATGACAAG GGTTTCTACATGATCTACAGAAACCTGTTTGAATCAATTGCAAAAGAAGAGCTGGAGAACTGCAAGGATGAAGATGAAGCTGAGGATGAGTTCCCCACATTTGGTGACTCTCAGAGTGACTATGATACA GTTGTACATCTCTTCTATGGCTACTGGCAAAGTTTCTGTACCCACAAGAACTTTGCATGGAAAGAGGAGTATGACACTCGGCAGGCCTCCAATCGCTGGGAGAAAAGAGCCATGGAGAAAGAGAACAAGAAAGTGCGGGAAAAGGCCAGAAAGGAGCGTAGTGAGCTGGTGCGCCAGCTAGTGGCGTTTGTGCGCAAACGTGACAAGAGGGTCCAGATTCATCGGAAGCTGGTGGAGGAACAGAACGCAGAGAAAGCTaagaaggtggaggagctgcGGAGGAAGCAGAAACTTCACCAGGCTAA GATGGCTGAGGAGTATAAAGAGCAGAGCTGGATGTCCATGTCTGAGCTGGagaagcagctgcaggagaTGGAGGCCCAGTAcagtcaggaggaggaggaagaggagctagAGATAGCAGCCAGTCAGGAAGGAG ATGAGGAGTTGGAAGAGCTGGCTGAGTACTTTGATGGCCTCTACTGTCCAGCTTGTGAGAAGtcatttaaaacagacaaatc CATGAGAAACCATGAGAAATCCAAGAAGCACAGAGAAATGGTGGCCTTACTAAGGCAACAGTTGGAAATTGAGGATGAGTGCTTGAACTCAGTGGACGGtgaggaaaaagaagaagatgatgaggaggaggaagaggaggcagagGACACGCCCAGGCAGAA GTTGTctaaaaaacagaagaagaaaaagagacaaCAGAAAATAGCCCAG AGTCtgccagagaacccagaggaggAAAGTCCAGCACCGGATCCTCACCCTGAGGACCCCCCACCGTTCCAGTCAGGCAACAGTGAAGAAGCCCCCACTCCACAAGAATCCTCAGAGGGAGTGGCACTAGCAGAacctcaaaacacaaaaag TTTTGGAAAGCCAAAAAGCAAGAAGGGAGGAAAAGAGTCCAGAAAGAGCAACAAACCCCACCCTGGTGTGGACACAGCATCCGAG CAGAAGGAAGCTAACCTACGATGTGTGACCTGTGAGTTTGAGTTTGCAACCAGGAATAAATTGTTTGACCACCTGAAGATGACAGGGCATGCCACAGCCCTGTCCTCCTctcgcagcagcacagcaggcaaggggaagaaagaaaaaaggaaaaaccgATAA
- the dnajc21 gene encoding dnaJ homolog subfamily C member 21 isoform X3: MKCHYEVLGVKRDATDDDLKKAYRKLALKWHPDKNLETAEEAAEQFKLIQAAYDVLSDPQERAWYDNHREALLKGGISGEYQDDSVDLLQYFTVTCYSGYDDDDKGFYMIYRNLFESIAKEELENCKDEDEAEDEFPTFGDSQSDYDTVVHLFYGYWQSFCTHKNFAWKEEYDTRQASNRWEKRAMEKENKKVREKARKERSELVRQLVAFVRKRDKRVQIHRKLVEEQNAEKAKKVEELRRKQKLHQAKMAEEYKEQSWMSMSELEKQLQEMEAQYSQEEEEEELEIAASQEGDEELEELAEYFDGLYCPACEKSFKTDKSMRNHEKSKKHREMVALLRQQLEIEDECLNSVDGEEKEEDDEEEEEEAEDTPRQKLSKKQKKKKRQQKIAQSLPENPEEESPAPDPHPEDPPPFQSGNSEEAPTPQESSEGVALAEPQNTKSFGKPKSKKGGKESRKSNKPHPGVDTASEQKEANLRCVTCEFEFATRNKLFDHLKMTGHATALSSSRSSTAGKGKKEKRKNR, encoded by the exons ATGAAGTGTCATTACGAAGTCCTGGGCGTTAAAAGGGACGCAACGGATGACGACCTGAAGAAGGCCTATCGAAAACTCGCCCTGAAATGGCATCCAG ATAAGAACCTGGAGACTGCAGAGGAAGCAGCAGAACAGTTCAAGTTGATTCAGGCAGCGTATGATGTTCTCAGCGACCCACAGGAAAGAGCGTG gtATGATAATCACAGAGAAGCACTGCTTAAAGGTGGCATCAGTGGGGAGTATCAAGATGACAGCGTAGACCTTCTGCAGTACTTCACAGTGACCTGTTACTCTGGTTATGATGACGATGACAAG GGTTTCTACATGATCTACAGAAACCTGTTTGAATCAATTGCAAAAGAAGAGCTGGAGAACTGCAAGGATGAAGATGAAGCTGAGGATGAGTTCCCCACATTTGGTGACTCTCAGAGTGACTATGATACA GTTGTACATCTCTTCTATGGCTACTGGCAAAGTTTCTGTACCCACAAGAACTTTGCATGGAAAGAGGAGTATGACACTCGGCAGGCCTCCAATCGCTGGGAGAAAAGAGCCATGGAGAAAGAGAACAAGAAAGTGCGGGAAAAGGCCAGAAAGGAGCGTAGTGAGCTGGTGCGCCAGCTAGTGGCGTTTGTGCGCAAACGTGACAAGAGGGTCCAGATTCATCGGAAGCTGGTGGAGGAACAGAACGCAGAGAAAGCTaagaaggtggaggagctgcGGAGGAAGCAGAAACTTCACCAGGCTAA GATGGCTGAGGAGTATAAAGAGCAGAGCTGGATGTCCATGTCTGAGCTGGagaagcagctgcaggagaTGGAGGCCCAGTAcagtcaggaggaggaggaagaggagctagAGATAGCAGCCAGTCAGGAAGGAG ATGAGGAGTTGGAAGAGCTGGCTGAGTACTTTGATGGCCTCTACTGTCCAGCTTGTGAGAAGtcatttaaaacagacaaatc CATGAGAAACCATGAGAAATCCAAGAAGCACAGAGAAATGGTGGCCTTACTAAGGCAACAGTTGGAAATTGAGGATGAGTGCTTGAACTCAGTGGACGGtgaggaaaaagaagaagatgatgaggaggaggaagaggaggcagagGACACGCCCAGGCAGAA GTTGTctaaaaaacagaagaagaaaaagagacaaCAGAAAATAGCCCAG AGTCtgccagagaacccagaggaggAAAGTCCAGCACCGGATCCTCACCCTGAGGACCCCCCACCGTTCCAGTCAGGCAACAGTGAAGAAGCCCCCACTCCACAAGAATCCTCAGAGGGAGTGGCACTAGCAGAacctcaaaacacaaaaag TTTTGGAAAGCCAAAAAGCAAGAAGGGAGGAAAAGAGTCCAGAAAGAGCAACAAACCCCACCCTGGTGTGGACACAGCATCCGAG CAGAAGGAAGCTAACCTACGATGTGTGACCTGTGAGTTTGAGTTTGCAACCAGGAATAAATTGTTTGACCACCTGAAGATGACAGGGCATGCCACAGCCCTGTCCTCCTctcgcagcagcacagcaggcaaggggaagaaagaaaaaaggaaaaaccgATAA
- the bxdc2 gene encoding ribosome biogenesis protein BRX1 homolog, with amino-acid sequence MSALKRKRGGRGPGAKNTKRVKFVENGNQEPSTLTSQQPSNEFSIPAPVSQGKWRNKERVLVFSSRGIDFRTRHLMQDLKTMMPHTRADTKMDRKDKLFVINEVCEMKNCNKTIFFEAKKKKDLYMWISNVPHGPSAKFLVQNVHTLAELKMTGNCLKGSRPLLSFDPTFDKEPHYSLLKELFIQTFSTPQYHPKSQPFVDHVFTFTITDNRIWFRNYQIIEEDASLVEIGPRFVLNLIKIFQGSFGGPTLYENPHFQSPNMHRRMIRLAMVAKQRERHFVKELQKSKRTDVKEVLKEDVTDDVFETPAEEKPVEIETEAPELRPVKKGKLTQLKRKTKLKRKGIR; translated from the exons atgtCGGCGCTCAAGAGAAAACGTGGAGGAAGGGGTCCTGGCGCTAAAAATACCAAGAGGGTGAAGTTTGTCGAAAACGGGAACCAGGAGCCGAGCACGTTGACAAGTCAGCAGCCGAGCAATGAGTTCAGCATCCCGGCTCCCGTCTCGCAG GGCAAGTGGAGAAACAAGGAGCGCGTGCTTGTGTTTTCCTCCAGGGGCATCGACTTCAGGACGAGGCACCTCATGCAGGACCTGAAGACCATGATGCCACACACGAGAGCAG ACACGAAAATGGACCGGAAGGACAAACTCTTCGTGATTAACGAG GTGTGTGAAATGAAGAACTGCAACAAGACTATATTTTTTGAggccaagaagaagaaggatcTTTACATGTG GATTTCTAATGTTCCACATGGACCTTCAGCCAAGTTTTTGGTGCAGAATG TGCATACATTGGCAGAACTTAAAATGACTGGGAACTGCCTGAAGGGTTCCAGACCCCTGCTTTCTTTTGACCCT ACATTCGACAAAGAGCCACATTATTCTTTGCTGAAGGAGTTATTCATCCAG ACATTTTCAACTCCTCAGTACCACCCAAAGAGTCAGCCCTTTGTGGATCATGTCTTCACATTTACGATAACTGACAACAGAATATGGTTCAGAAATTACCAG ATCATTGAAGAAGATGCATCCCTTGTTGAAATTGGACCTCGTTTTGTGTTGAATCTAATCAAGATATTTCAGGGGAGCTTTGGAGGGCCAACACTTTATGAAAACCCACATTTTCAGTCTCCTAACATG CACCGCAGAATGATCCGCTTGGCCATGGTTGCCAAGCAACGGGAGAGGCATTTTGTGAAGGAGCTGCAGAAGTCAAAGAGAACTGATGTCAAGGAAGTGTTGAAAGAAGATGTCACAGATGATGTGTTTGAGACACCTGCCGAGGAGAAGCCTGTTGAAATTGAAACGGAGGCTCCAGAGCTCAGGCCAGTGAAGAAAGGCAAACTCACGCAGCTCAAGAGGAAAACCAAGCTGAAGCGCAAAGGCATCCGATAA
- the rad1 gene encoding cell cycle checkpoint protein RAD1 isoform X2, protein MPLSTRSQDGDEGCVLAAALDNVRNLSNILKAISFKDHAVFTATRDGLKVTVEDSKCLQANAFIQTDVFQEFALREESVGFQVNLTVLLDCLAIFGCSSAPGVSTALRMCYNGYGYPLTLYLEEGGVVTVCKINTQEPEEPIDFDFCSTNVTNKVILQSESLKEAFSELDMTSEVLQITMSPSQPFFRLSTFGNSGNAHYDYPKDSDMMELFQCTKTQTNRYKMSLLKSSTKALALSCKASVRTDSRGFLSLQYLVRSDDGQICFVEYYCCPDEEVDEE, encoded by the exons ATGCCGCTGTCGACGCGGTCCCAGGACGGAGATGAAGGCTGCGTCCTGGCCGCCGCTCTGGACAACGTCAGGAACCTCTCCAACATCCTCAAGGCCATCAGCTTCAAAGATCACGCCGTGTTCACCGCCACGCGGGACGGCCTGAAGGTCACAGTGGAGGATTCGAAATGCCTGCAAGCGAACGCCTTCATCCAG ACTGATGTCTTTCAAGAGTTTGCCCTCAGAGAGGAGTCCGTGGGGTTCCAGGTGAATCTGACTGTGCTGCTCGACTGCCTCGCCATCTTCGGCTGTAGCAGCGCGCCTG GAGTGTCTACTGCTCTCCGAATGTGTTATAATGGCTACGGATACCCCCTAACACTCTATCTCGAGGAGGGTGGCGTGGTGACCGTATGCAAGATCAACACCCAGGAGCCTGAGGAACCGATCGACTTTGACTTCTGCAGCACTAATGTGACCAATAAAGTTATCCTCCAGTCTGAGAGTTTGAAAGAAGCCTTCTCCGAGCTGGACATGACTAGCGAAGTTCTTCAGATCACAATGTCCCCAAGCCAACCCTTCTTCAG GCTATCCACATTTGGGAACTCTGGGAATGCACATTATGATTATCCCAAGGATTCTGACATGATGGAGCTTTTCCAATGTACCAAAACGCAAACAAACAG GTACAAAATGTCTCTACTGAAGTCGTCTACTAAGGCGCTGGCCTTGTCGTGTAAAGCATCGGTTCGAACCGACAGCCGCGGCTTCCTCTCCCTGCAGTACTTGGTGAGGAGCGACGATGGACAGATCTGCTTTGTGGAATATTACTGCTGTCCCGATGAGGAAGTTGATGAGGAATAG
- the rad1 gene encoding cell cycle checkpoint protein RAD1 isoform X1, with translation MPLSTRSQDGDEGCVLAAALDNVRNLSNILKAISFKDHAVFTATRDGLKVTVEDSKCLQANAFIQVSTDVFQEFALREESVGFQVNLTVLLDCLAIFGCSSAPGVSTALRMCYNGYGYPLTLYLEEGGVVTVCKINTQEPEEPIDFDFCSTNVTNKVILQSESLKEAFSELDMTSEVLQITMSPSQPFFRLSTFGNSGNAHYDYPKDSDMMELFQCTKTQTNRYKMSLLKSSTKALALSCKASVRTDSRGFLSLQYLVRSDDGQICFVEYYCCPDEEVDEE, from the exons ATGCCGCTGTCGACGCGGTCCCAGGACGGAGATGAAGGCTGCGTCCTGGCCGCCGCTCTGGACAACGTCAGGAACCTCTCCAACATCCTCAAGGCCATCAGCTTCAAAGATCACGCCGTGTTCACCGCCACGCGGGACGGCCTGAAGGTCACAGTGGAGGATTCGAAATGCCTGCAAGCGAACGCCTTCATCCAGGTGTCG ACTGATGTCTTTCAAGAGTTTGCCCTCAGAGAGGAGTCCGTGGGGTTCCAGGTGAATCTGACTGTGCTGCTCGACTGCCTCGCCATCTTCGGCTGTAGCAGCGCGCCTG GAGTGTCTACTGCTCTCCGAATGTGTTATAATGGCTACGGATACCCCCTAACACTCTATCTCGAGGAGGGTGGCGTGGTGACCGTATGCAAGATCAACACCCAGGAGCCTGAGGAACCGATCGACTTTGACTTCTGCAGCACTAATGTGACCAATAAAGTTATCCTCCAGTCTGAGAGTTTGAAAGAAGCCTTCTCCGAGCTGGACATGACTAGCGAAGTTCTTCAGATCACAATGTCCCCAAGCCAACCCTTCTTCAG GCTATCCACATTTGGGAACTCTGGGAATGCACATTATGATTATCCCAAGGATTCTGACATGATGGAGCTTTTCCAATGTACCAAAACGCAAACAAACAG GTACAAAATGTCTCTACTGAAGTCGTCTACTAAGGCGCTGGCCTTGTCGTGTAAAGCATCGGTTCGAACCGACAGCCGCGGCTTCCTCTCCCTGCAGTACTTGGTGAGGAGCGACGATGGACAGATCTGCTTTGTGGAATATTACTGCTGTCCCGATGAGGAAGTTGATGAGGAATAG